From Legionella adelaidensis, the proteins below share one genomic window:
- the yjgA gene encoding ribosome biogenesis factor YjgA: protein MEDIKSKSQKKREADVLQKIGVKLIDLSKEKLDTLPLSPPLKQAILDAKKIKSHGAIRRQSQLIGKLMRADDSAAIIDAYEGLLAKERAQTAAFHELEQWRDRLINEGKDALTAFIDAYHPQDVQQLRQLVKKAIEEQQKQQNKGAARALFRFLRSCVE, encoded by the coding sequence ATGGAAGATATAAAAAGTAAATCGCAAAAAAAGCGCGAAGCAGATGTTTTGCAAAAAATTGGAGTAAAATTAATCGATTTAAGCAAGGAGAAATTAGATACCTTGCCTCTTTCTCCGCCGCTTAAACAAGCTATCTTGGATGCTAAAAAAATAAAAAGTCATGGGGCTATCAGGCGCCAATCGCAACTTATTGGGAAGCTCATGCGAGCTGATGATAGTGCAGCGATTATTGACGCGTATGAAGGGCTTTTGGCTAAAGAGAGGGCGCAAACGGCTGCATTTCATGAGCTGGAACAATGGCGCGATCGTTTAATAAATGAAGGTAAAGATGCACTAACCGCTTTTATAGATGCTTATCATCCACAAGATGTGCAACAACTCAGGCAGCTTGTAAAGAAGGCAATAGAAGAGCAGCAAAAGCAACAGAATAAAGGTGCAGCCAGAGCATTGTTTCGTTTTTTAAGGTCTTGTGTAGAATGA
- a CDS encoding sulfite exporter TauE/SafE family protein, with translation MVIYLITAFILLLSLICAFVMFYKLRKQPSVKISPVEYLKLGISGVIAFISDTLGVGSFAVNVALAKLLNTFADDELPAVNNGAQVIPGTIESLFFMQIINVDLTTLVTLVAGTCIGGLLGGAVVSRLSKQAIRLAMMCCFVLIIFLLLAHQFHVLPVGGDVSELHSWKLIVGFLAMIVCGALTSVGIGLFVMVQGVLFLLNVSPLVAFPIMTTAGAMQQPLTTLVFLKHDKIPLKKTLILSFSGCLGVFITLPLFAHLTVTWLHSLLLAIVIYNLIAIGRSYFRARPVKSDWDYSLENKANNV, from the coding sequence ATGGTTATTTATCTCATTACTGCCTTTATATTGCTTCTTAGTTTAATTTGCGCGTTTGTAATGTTTTATAAACTAAGAAAACAACCTTCAGTAAAGATTTCCCCAGTTGAATATTTAAAATTAGGAATAAGCGGCGTTATCGCTTTTATTTCTGACACCTTGGGTGTGGGGAGTTTTGCAGTTAACGTTGCACTGGCAAAATTGTTAAATACCTTCGCGGATGACGAGCTTCCTGCCGTTAACAATGGTGCCCAGGTAATACCTGGAACCATTGAGTCTTTATTCTTCATGCAAATTATTAATGTAGATCTGACTACCCTGGTAACACTCGTTGCGGGAACTTGTATTGGTGGTTTATTAGGGGGAGCGGTTGTAAGCCGACTGAGCAAACAAGCCATTCGCTTGGCTATGATGTGCTGTTTTGTATTAATTATCTTTTTGCTATTAGCCCATCAATTTCATGTATTGCCAGTGGGCGGCGATGTTTCTGAGCTCCATTCATGGAAGTTAATAGTGGGCTTTCTGGCAATGATTGTTTGCGGCGCTTTAACTTCAGTTGGGATTGGATTGTTTGTTATGGTGCAAGGGGTATTGTTTTTATTAAATGTGTCCCCTTTAGTTGCCTTTCCTATTATGACCACAGCCGGTGCCATGCAACAACCCTTAACGACTTTGGTATTTTTAAAACACGATAAAATTCCATTGAAAAAAACCTTAATACTTAGTTTTTCCGGATGCTTGGGTGTGTTTATAACGCTTCCCCTCTTTGCCCATCTTACAGTAACTTGGCTGCACTCATTACTTTTAGCAATTGTAATTTATAATTTAATTGCTATTGGACGTTCTTATTTCCGTGCGCGTCCTGTTAAAAGCGACTGGGATTATTCTTTGGAAAATAAAGCGAATAACGTTTAA